In a single window of the Pseudodesulfovibrio profundus genome:
- a CDS encoding MucR family transcriptional regulator, protein MSHMENALKIVEAQAGVRPMTADEACEMVKSLSDRLQKIAQGDIEPPRQEPPCDPKRAIRNKSIVCLECGRTFKTLSKKHLESHGLTPDEYRSKWGYKKRAPLSCRETAKARSERMKEMKLWTRTGKKPEDKEKPAKGKAKDASKDA, encoded by the coding sequence ATGAGTCACATGGAGAACGCTCTCAAGATCGTGGAGGCGCAGGCCGGGGTCAGGCCGATGACTGCCGACGAGGCCTGCGAGATGGTCAAGAGCCTAAGCGACAGGCTTCAGAAGATCGCCCAAGGTGATATTGAGCCGCCCAGGCAGGAGCCGCCTTGTGACCCCAAGCGGGCGATCAGGAACAAGTCGATCGTGTGCCTGGAGTGCGGTCGGACCTTCAAGACCCTTTCGAAGAAGCACCTTGAGTCGCACGGGCTGACGCCGGACGAGTACCGCTCCAAGTGGGGATACAAGAAACGGGCTCCGCTCTCGTGCCGGGAGACGGCCAAGGCGCGGTCCGAGCGCATGAAGGAGATGAAGCTCTGGACGCGGACGGGAAAGAAGCCCGAGGACAAGGAGAAGCCAGCCAAGGGGAAAGCCAAGGATGCTTCCAAAGATGCCTAA
- a CDS encoding DUF2958 domain-containing protein, translating to MTSKSKGLVPRMPRLYETEDTPADEKLIWAHFFLGDSHWYAAEFDGKDTFFGYAVLNGDMMNSEWGYFSLAELTELRVGPFVVSVEDGWRVREFGEIMRERHGEAQHG from the coding sequence ATGACGAGCAAGAGCAAAGGCTTGGTGCCGAGGATGCCCAGGCTGTACGAGACCGAGGACACGCCAGCCGACGAGAAGCTGATCTGGGCGCACTTTTTTCTCGGTGACTCCCACTGGTACGCCGCCGAGTTTGACGGCAAGGACACGTTCTTCGGCTACGCGGTCTTGAACGGCGACATGATGAACTCGGAGTGGGGATACTTCTCGCTGGCGGAGCTGACCGAGCTCAGGGTGGGGCCGTTCGTGGTCAGCGTCGAGGACGGGTGGCGGGTGCGCGAGTTTGGAGAGATCATGCGGGAGCGGCACGGGGAGGCGCAGCATGGCTGA
- a CDS encoding LA2681 family HEPN domain-containing protein, whose amino-acid sequence MMCDLSERCDAAIESRSQEKIDLCIEEIQLLAESNKGSLAKAQLSYYLGNLFNAKSDLSNERTHLMNGPRPVNLMKALEHRRKSFNLSREKEDVLHELCQVNLSNSYFSMCRYVESLELLDGYSFENNESKYVGLCRQIFLLDQIEPMLDDDGHAEQFAMRRLDLFNRMYDERKEIQHPGVLRYISAEENVKYNEKLTFFFKDTKRIEALSEKPSYSPDEMSYREWCLENRLFLNPLNIISDLWIADRDILQFPSYMVELNEGPYLAASFSSIKREYCFARFLCYDGLFGHHPGYEENWLFFTNTGDEPSYGGDIEKLKVACRLAYSVCDKLLTLLVFYVSGEKKKVYFRPREIKKIMKNQQAHPALEALFWLSSEFGTDEKYDTGFLSELYSFRNDLEHNYVRVCEGGSSPWDSSSDYARTVTREELIDFTFLSLSTARSALFYLTFFVKSQEEQVEKSGYYLPNPVPYV is encoded by the coding sequence ATGATGTGCGATTTATCAGAAAGATGTGATGCGGCTATAGAGTCTCGTTCTCAGGAAAAAATTGATCTATGCATCGAAGAAATACAGCTATTAGCTGAATCTAATAAAGGGAGTCTGGCGAAGGCTCAATTGAGCTACTATTTAGGAAATTTGTTTAATGCTAAGTCTGATTTATCAAATGAAAGAACTCATTTGATGAATGGCCCACGGCCAGTGAACTTGATGAAGGCACTAGAGCATAGACGTAAATCCTTTAATCTCTCCCGTGAAAAAGAAGATGTTTTACACGAACTTTGCCAAGTTAATCTGTCTAATTCATATTTCTCTATGTGCAGATATGTAGAATCTCTCGAGTTATTAGATGGATATAGTTTTGAAAATAATGAAAGCAAATATGTTGGCCTATGCAGGCAGATTTTCTTATTAGATCAAATTGAGCCAATGCTAGATGACGATGGGCACGCTGAACAGTTTGCAATGAGACGGTTAGATTTATTCAATCGGATGTATGATGAGAGAAAAGAAATTCAGCATCCTGGAGTGTTGAGATATATCAGTGCAGAAGAAAACGTTAAATATAACGAAAAGCTTACCTTTTTTTTTAAAGATACTAAAAGGATAGAGGCCCTATCTGAAAAACCATCCTATTCTCCCGATGAAATGAGTTATCGGGAATGGTGTCTTGAGAATAGACTTTTTTTAAATCCCCTTAATATAATTTCTGACCTTTGGATTGCAGATCGAGATATCCTACAATTCCCATCATATATGGTAGAATTAAATGAAGGTCCTTATTTGGCCGCTTCCTTCTCTTCTATAAAAAGAGAGTACTGCTTTGCGAGATTCTTATGTTATGATGGCTTGTTTGGTCATCATCCTGGCTATGAAGAGAATTGGCTGTTTTTCACAAATACTGGAGATGAACCTTCTTATGGTGGTGATATTGAGAAGCTTAAAGTTGCTTGCAGATTGGCCTATAGTGTTTGCGATAAACTGTTGACTCTTTTAGTTTTTTACGTTTCTGGGGAGAAAAAAAAGGTCTATTTTAGACCTCGTGAGATAAAAAAGATCATGAAGAATCAGCAGGCCCATCCTGCGTTAGAGGCTTTATTTTGGTTGAGTTCTGAATTTGGTACAGATGAAAAATATGACACTGGTTTTCTTTCAGAACTGTATTCATTCCGTAATGACCTTGAGCATAATTATGTCAGAGTTTGCGAAGGTGGCAGCTCCCCCTGGGATTCTTCTTCAGATTACGCAAGGACTGTGACGAGAGAAGAACTCATTGATTTTACCTTTTTATCTTTGTCTACAGCTAGATCTGCACTTTTCTACCTAACCTTTTTTGTTAAGTCGCAGGAAGAGCAAGTAGAAAAATCTGGGTATTACCTCCCAAATCCCGTTCCTTATGTATAA
- a CDS encoding IS3 family transposase (programmed frameshift) has translation MRKSKFSEYQIVKILKAVEGGRTVVDVCREHGVSSATYYKWKSKYGGMEASDIQRMKDLETENRKLKQMFADLSLENMALKDVIEKKPLRPVQRKEFVMHMVNAFELSLRKACAAMGISRSYYAYKPHPRDDSDVIAALTELAEKKPTWGFSKLFNVLRQQDKPWNHKKVWRVYCLLKMNLKRKAKKRLPQASRTAVAQPLAPNYCWSIDFMRDTLYSGRVFRTFNAVDDYNREALAVEIDTNMPAGRVVRVLDRVAEERGGYPERLRMDNGPEFSGTVMAAWAESHGVNLEFIQPGKPTQNSYIERFNRTYREEVLDLYVFNSLSEVRAITEDFIREYNEERPHESLGNMSPINFAAQRAGGTPYPLGNPPKTAGSLYR, from the exons ATGCGTAAATCGAAGTTCAGCGAGTACCAGATCGTCAAGATCCTGAAGGCAGTGGAAGGCGGACGAACTGTCGTCGATGTCTGCCGCGAGCACGGCGTGAGCAGCGCCACGTACTACAAGTGGAAGTCAAAGTATGGCGGCATGGAGGCATCCGATATCCAACGGATGAAGGATCTCGAAACGGAGAACCGTAAGCTCAAGCAGATGTTCGCCGACCTCAGCCTGGAAAACATGGCGCTCAAGGATGTGATCGAAAAAAAAC CTCTGAGGCCAGTTCAACGCAAGGAATTTGTCATGCACATGGTCAACGCGTTTGAGTTGAGCTTGCGCAAGGCATGCGCGGCCATGGGCATCAGTAGGAGCTACTACGCCTACAAGCCGCATCCGCGGGACGACAGCGATGTCATCGCAGCCTTGACTGAACTGGCCGAGAAAAAGCCTACATGGGGCTTCAGTAAGCTTTTCAACGTCCTTCGACAGCAGGACAAGCCCTGGAACCACAAGAAGGTCTGGAGGGTTTACTGCCTCTTGAAAATGAACCTGAAGCGCAAGGCCAAGAAGCGGCTTCCGCAAGCCTCTCGGACGGCAGTGGCCCAACCGCTTGCGCCAAACTATTGCTGGTCGATAGATTTCATGCGGGACACGCTTTACAGCGGTCGCGTCTTCAGGACTTTCAACGCTGTAGATGATTACAACCGTGAGGCCTTGGCCGTGGAGATCGATACCAATATGCCAGCAGGACGAGTGGTAAGGGTGCTGGATCGGGTAGCCGAAGAGCGTGGCGGCTATCCCGAGAGGTTGCGAATGGACAATGGTCCAGAGTTCTCGGGGACTGTCATGGCGGCCTGGGCCGAATCGCATGGCGTGAATCTGGAGTTCATTCAGCCTGGCAAACCCACCCAGAACTCATACATCGAGCGGTTCAACCGAACCTACAGAGAAGAAGTGCTTGATTTGTACGTGTTCAACAGCCTGAGCGAAGTTCGGGCCATTACGGAGGACTTTATCCGTGAGTACAACGAGGAACGTCCTCATGAATCCCTGGGGAATATGTCGCCGATAAATTTTGCTGCCCAAAGGGCAGGGGGTACCCCCTACCCTCTGGGCAACCCCCCGAAAACTGCCGGGAGTCTCTACCGTTAA
- a CDS encoding bacteriophage T4 gp5 trimerisation domain-containing protein translates to MLRQTVKQIILKLFPELSAGLHLPRFARVLNVHDAPADGGTSERFRPRYAVDLEVLTPDGERDEDFPVYEAVQLPVPVGCGQEAGLYGFPEPGVIVEIGFAYGRPDHPLVRHIYPQGMSLPEISMGQQRWQQSAAVFQTVDKDGNWRRETDMAIIDKSLKREVEAVENREDFSREQRKIRENSIEEIGGVKTLEALGALRLRSGGSAGLISVDNINLTTGRDMNVIIAQDRKEVVGRHHASTVKGNRDEIVVGSKAEDIGGDHTESVGGKRTTDIGGDATATIGGKSTEKVTGNKTIEAPFINLQATTIRMGQSGTGISLLPTITAFMEEVRL, encoded by the coding sequence ATGCTCCGACAGACTGTAAAGCAGATCATTCTCAAGCTCTTTCCGGAATTGTCGGCGGGGCTGCACCTCCCCCGTTTTGCGCGGGTACTGAATGTTCATGATGCTCCGGCTGATGGCGGGACATCCGAGCGTTTCCGGCCACGGTATGCCGTTGATCTGGAAGTCCTGACACCGGACGGAGAACGCGACGAGGATTTCCCCGTTTATGAGGCCGTGCAGCTGCCGGTTCCGGTTGGCTGTGGGCAGGAGGCCGGGCTGTACGGTTTCCCGGAGCCGGGAGTTATTGTCGAGATCGGTTTCGCCTATGGGCGGCCAGATCATCCGCTGGTACGGCACATCTATCCGCAAGGCATGAGCCTGCCCGAGATATCCATGGGACAACAGCGCTGGCAGCAGTCGGCGGCGGTTTTCCAGACTGTGGACAAGGACGGTAACTGGAGACGCGAAACGGACATGGCCATAATCGACAAATCGCTCAAGCGGGAGGTCGAGGCCGTGGAAAACAGGGAAGACTTTTCGCGTGAACAGCGCAAGATCCGAGAGAACAGCATCGAGGAGATCGGCGGCGTCAAGACGCTCGAGGCCCTGGGAGCGCTCCGGCTTCGGTCTGGTGGATCCGCTGGGTTAATATCCGTGGATAATATCAATCTGACGACCGGGCGGGACATGAACGTCATCATCGCCCAGGACCGGAAGGAAGTCGTCGGCAGGCATCACGCCTCAACGGTCAAAGGCAACCGGGATGAGATCGTTGTCGGGAGCAAGGCCGAAGACATAGGCGGCGATCACACGGAATCTGTCGGGGGCAAGCGGACCACGGATATCGGTGGTGATGCAACCGCAACCATCGGTGGAAAATCAACAGAGAAGGTGACGGGGAACAAGACCATCGAGGCGCCCTTCATCAACCTGCAGGCGACCACCATTCGCATGGGCCAGAGCGGTACCGGAATAAGTCTGTTGCCCACCATCACTGCATTCATGGAGGAGGTACGCTTGTAA
- a CDS encoding baseplate complex protein, with amino-acid sequence MSLLRLDNYNMPGHELKIGASMDIRTTDASGDTSGTDEVENGFKPKKITVSLVIKAIDASDLTELTRVAEAKTNGERKIYTIVNKTANAMGIRQVRFAENFSVREKDGLRAWDISFTLKEYQSNPERVEQREPKPEPVAQVSEGTSTVTDTAALKKAEQEIQEMGLVEHALYYLDKVLA; translated from the coding sequence ATGAGTTTGTTGCGATTGGACAATTACAACATGCCCGGCCATGAATTGAAAATCGGGGCGAGCATGGACATCCGCACGACGGATGCGTCCGGGGATACGAGCGGTACCGATGAAGTCGAAAATGGATTCAAGCCCAAGAAAATCACGGTGTCGCTTGTTATCAAGGCGATCGATGCCAGCGACCTGACAGAGCTGACCCGCGTGGCTGAAGCAAAAACAAATGGCGAACGAAAAATTTATACTATCGTCAACAAGACTGCCAATGCCATGGGCATTCGACAGGTCCGGTTTGCCGAGAATTTCAGTGTCAGGGAAAAAGACGGGCTGCGAGCCTGGGATATTTCCTTCACCCTCAAAGAATACCAATCCAATCCTGAACGTGTTGAGCAACGTGAACCGAAGCCGGAGCCGGTTGCCCAGGTCAGCGAGGGAACATCAACTGTTACGGATACCGCAGCGCTCAAAAAAGCAGAACAGGAAATCCAAGAAATGGGCTTGGTTGAACATGCTCTCTACTATCTGGATAAGGTGCTGGCATGA
- a CDS encoding tail fiber assembly protein, which yields MLINYYFDDNGYFIRKGFANPGSQPPRDATRQCIPDCPAGYIPKRVNGAWTLEETNHGKQAWKTDTAMPVTIKQHGQIPAGLTLLAPPEYPVWNPATNEWDIDLIAKEQDIRAKRDSLLKDTDWTQLADCPLSSEDIVVWQDYRQALRDIPQQAGFPASIIWPEPPAAW from the coding sequence ATGCTAATAAACTACTATTTCGATGACAACGGCTACTTTATTCGTAAGGGCTTTGCTAATCCCGGCAGCCAGCCGCCCCGGGATGCAACCCGGCAGTGTATACCAGATTGCCCAGCTGGTTACATACCCAAAAGGGTAAACGGGGCATGGACACTTGAAGAGACCAACCATGGGAAACAGGCATGGAAGACAGATACAGCCATGCCTGTGACAATCAAACAACATGGACAAATCCCCGCAGGGCTGACCTTGTTAGCTCCTCCGGAGTATCCTGTCTGGAACCCTGCTACGAATGAGTGGGACATTGACCTGATCGCAAAGGAGCAAGACATACGTGCAAAACGCGACTCACTACTCAAAGATACTGACTGGACCCAATTGGCCGACTGCCCGTTGAGTTCCGAGGATATTGTTGTCTGGCAGGATTACCGGCAGGCGCTTCGGGATATTCCGCAGCAGGCCGGATTCCCGGCATCCATAATCTGGCCTGAACCGCCAGCAGCTTGGTAG
- a CDS encoding phage tail protein, producing MSSAITNAGEALLALHQNLETPLVIDKFIVANVPGLDPTVPVDRTEGKPGAEYVVHEYTIPAENKGYINPNQVVYSMLLGSDIGDFDFNWIGLYSSADDAVIAITYCPTLNKKKTAHPVMGNAITRNFMLEYSGVQDVTNITVEAATWQIDFTARLKGIDERERLSNRDIYGPACFFGDGYLVIDDAGAFKLQPGLAYVEGIRIKLDAAQEITPPALPAEVFLDVALQSQGSDRVAVASVVYADPGDYMDGTNGNHFGQKIAAIAADRTATDLRPMGGEPARQDHAHPEKSDVGHTHTQEEIAGLVMAEIGELRLMPFRAEHLPPGWYVGNGDQYADDSAQGGALLSLSAEYRADWGISLAGGLINVPNLFDVDGNGYFLRPVDGVARQIGSIQGDAIREIKGSITTNFSDLLFNSSSGALSVEPLGTGGNGLATGNGHDSTVNFKASDAVPTASENRPINIGLTPAIYLGV from the coding sequence ATGAGCAGTGCCATTACCAACGCGGGCGAGGCCCTTCTCGCCCTGCACCAGAATCTGGAAACGCCTCTGGTCATCGACAAGTTCATTGTCGCCAATGTACCGGGGCTGGACCCAACGGTGCCTGTGGACCGTACCGAGGGAAAGCCCGGTGCCGAGTACGTTGTCCATGAGTACACCATCCCCGCCGAGAACAAGGGGTATATAAACCCTAACCAGGTCGTCTATTCCATGTTGTTGGGTTCCGACATCGGCGATTTCGATTTCAACTGGATCGGGCTGTATTCCTCTGCCGACGACGCTGTCATCGCCATCACCTACTGCCCCACGCTGAACAAGAAAAAGACGGCACACCCTGTCATGGGCAACGCCATCACCCGCAATTTTATGCTGGAATACTCCGGTGTTCAGGATGTGACCAACATCACGGTGGAAGCAGCCACATGGCAGATCGACTTCACTGCACGGCTCAAGGGCATAGACGAGCGCGAACGGCTGTCCAACCGCGACATCTACGGCCCTGCCTGTTTCTTCGGCGACGGCTATCTGGTCATTGATGACGCCGGAGCCTTCAAGCTCCAGCCGGGGCTGGCCTATGTGGAGGGCATCCGCATCAAGTTGGATGCCGCACAGGAGATTACCCCGCCTGCCCTGCCTGCCGAGGTATTCCTGGATGTAGCCCTGCAGTCCCAAGGTTCCGATCGCGTGGCCGTGGCCTCTGTGGTGTACGCCGATCCCGGCGATTACATGGACGGGACAAACGGCAACCACTTCGGCCAGAAGATTGCCGCGATCGCCGCAGACCGCACGGCGACAGACCTTCGGCCCATGGGGGGGGAACCCGCGAGGCAGGACCATGCCCATCCAGAAAAATCGGATGTGGGACATACCCATACACAGGAAGAAATCGCAGGTCTGGTCATGGCTGAAATCGGTGAGTTGCGGTTGATGCCATTTCGTGCAGAGCATCTGCCTCCCGGGTGGTATGTGGGAAATGGCGATCAGTATGCCGATGACAGTGCACAGGGGGGAGCGTTGCTGAGTCTGTCTGCAGAATATCGGGCAGATTGGGGCATCTCTTTGGCGGGAGGATTAATCAATGTCCCAAATCTGTTTGATGTAGACGGCAATGGATATTTTTTGCGTCCCGTAGACGGTGTTGCTAGGCAGATTGGGAGTATTCAGGGGGATGCTATTCGAGAGATAAAAGGCAGTATTACAACGAACTTTTCAGACCTTCTCTTCAATTCCTCGTCAGGTGCGTTAAGTGTTGAACCTTTGGGAACCGGTGGTAACGGACTAGCAACTGGCAACGGCCATGATTCGACTGTCAACTTCAAGGCTTCTGACGCAGTTCCAACGGCCAGTGAGAACCGACCTATTAACATCGGCCTGACTCCGGCCATCTACCTTGGGGTATAA
- a CDS encoding phage tail protein translates to MKDIRAFQLPFWMSGAELTKLSKAAAIWFDQIMEWASWPAQQMDPETCVEPVLNLIAWQRDIDRFNGEPLELFRKRVKYAYVNARDAGSVEGFKRIFQRLGVGYIEIEERMPGRDWDVLAILLSDSQLADNQDLLQVLIQHYGRTCRRYEWTIITPLPTSIRVETFDNDYQTINATVPPLGVGPCLHEINNDQAVVFAKL, encoded by the coding sequence ATGAAGGACATTCGAGCATTCCAATTACCCTTTTGGATGTCAGGCGCGGAGCTGACCAAATTATCCAAAGCTGCCGCCATCTGGTTCGACCAGATTATGGAGTGGGCGTCCTGGCCTGCCCAGCAGATGGATCCCGAGACCTGTGTCGAGCCGGTCCTGAACCTGATTGCCTGGCAGCGCGATATCGACCGTTTCAACGGCGAACCGCTGGAACTGTTCCGCAAGCGCGTCAAGTACGCATACGTCAACGCCAGGGATGCTGGATCGGTTGAAGGATTCAAGCGAATATTTCAACGACTGGGGGTTGGCTACATCGAGATAGAGGAACGCATGCCTGGCCGCGATTGGGATGTGCTGGCTATTCTCCTCTCCGACTCTCAACTGGCAGACAACCAGGATCTGCTGCAGGTCCTCATCCAGCACTACGGCAGGACGTGCCGCCGGTACGAGTGGACCATCATTACCCCGTTGCCCACCTCCATCCGTGTGGAGACTTTTGACAACGACTACCAGACCATTAATGCAACAGTGCCTCCCCTGGGTGTTGGCCCTTGTTTGCATGAGATCAACAACGATCAAGCGGTTGTATTCGCTAAACTATAA
- a CDS encoding baseplate J/gp47 family protein translates to MSRELFEGMLKEADIPISEADMETRWKQINEAQGSLITNDSKWSPFWRLILAIVTTPCKWLVDLLVITALPNLFMKYASGQWLDVLVWAVNIKRKPETKAVGSIPFTRETSAGEITVPAGTVIESPKLDGYIYRVIVTADTTIPDGMLVASVPVEAEKPGSAYNLGPGYYSILPAPIPGIVAVSNTADWLETPGADEEKDEELRLRGRNQFSAVGQYHHDAAYKAVISEYAGIRTDYLFFEHNAPRGPGTANCFIMQETGAPPQEWVDDINQHIRDKGNHGHGDDMVCYPMPETPHDLTVTVFPKPNLSEDRIAALKKDVEDRVRCAFRENTIFTMTKTMPHSRFSLSQLDKDLHAMPDLLSVEFNRTTDIVSTMDLPVLGTLLVQLG, encoded by the coding sequence ATGAGCCGGGAACTGTTTGAAGGCATGCTGAAGGAAGCGGATATCCCCATTTCCGAAGCTGACATGGAAACGCGCTGGAAGCAGATCAACGAGGCCCAGGGCAGTCTCATCACCAACGATTCCAAGTGGAGCCCGTTCTGGCGGCTCATTCTGGCAATAGTCACCACACCGTGTAAATGGCTGGTCGACCTGCTGGTCATAACGGCCCTGCCCAACCTGTTCATGAAATACGCATCCGGCCAGTGGCTGGACGTGCTGGTGTGGGCTGTGAACATCAAGCGCAAGCCTGAGACCAAGGCCGTTGGCTCCATCCCGTTTACCCGCGAAACGTCAGCCGGGGAAATAACGGTTCCTGCCGGGACTGTCATCGAAAGCCCGAAGCTGGACGGGTATATTTACCGTGTCATCGTTACGGCTGACACGACGATCCCGGACGGAATGCTGGTTGCTTCCGTGCCGGTCGAGGCTGAAAAGCCCGGATCGGCCTACAATCTCGGCCCCGGGTATTATTCGATTCTGCCTGCGCCTATTCCCGGCATTGTGGCAGTCAGCAACACAGCTGACTGGCTGGAGACGCCTGGAGCGGATGAGGAAAAAGACGAGGAGCTGCGCCTGCGTGGCCGCAACCAGTTCAGCGCCGTGGGCCAGTATCACCATGACGCCGCATACAAGGCTGTCATATCGGAATATGCCGGGATTCGGACCGACTATCTCTTCTTTGAACACAACGCCCCGCGTGGTCCAGGGACAGCGAATTGTTTCATCATGCAGGAAACGGGAGCGCCGCCCCAGGAATGGGTTGACGACATCAATCAGCACATTCGGGACAAGGGCAACCATGGTCACGGCGACGACATGGTTTGCTATCCCATGCCGGAAACGCCGCACGACCTGACTGTCACGGTGTTCCCCAAGCCCAACCTCTCGGAAGACAGGATAGCGGCGCTGAAAAAAGATGTGGAAGACAGGGTCCGCTGCGCTTTCCGCGAAAACACCATTTTTACCATGACCAAAACCATGCCGCACAGCCGTTTTTCCTTGTCGCAACTGGACAAGGACCTGCATGCCATGCCGGACCTGTTGTCTGTTGAATTCAACCGGACGACGGACATCGTATCAACCATGGACCTGCCGGTACTCGGCACCCTGCTTGTACAGCTCGGATAA
- a CDS encoding DUF2590 family protein: MAEAKYFDLLITDNDLTLDVGGIPERCQDRDSIAQDLQHMIRKSGLLVELVANRDEGKKAENLVKLTLEVDNDERIVPGSCVITEVELGRFFLQADTVEFGKINMTMETT; this comes from the coding sequence GTGGCTGAAGCAAAGTATTTTGACCTCCTCATTACCGACAACGACCTGACACTGGATGTCGGCGGCATACCGGAACGGTGCCAGGACCGGGACTCAATAGCCCAGGACCTTCAGCACATGATTCGGAAATCTGGATTGCTGGTGGAGCTGGTTGCCAACCGGGACGAAGGCAAGAAGGCCGAGAACCTGGTCAAGCTCACTCTGGAAGTGGACAACGACGAACGCATCGTCCCCGGATCATGCGTGATCACCGAAGTGGAGCTGGGGCGTTTCTTCCTGCAGGCCGACACAGTGGAGTTCGGAAAAATCAATATGACAATGGAGACAACATGA